The nucleotide window TCCAGGGATGGACCATCACCACCTTTAAACACTCTGCTAAAAAGTACATAAACCACTTACAAAAGAAATATCTGTTTTAAGGATATCTATGTAAGATTTTAAAACATGAGTGTTGATCATACacaatttacaatttaaaatgtacaatcACACAACTTGTCCCAATGTTgagaaaatctaaatctaaaaaagaaaatcttagtTGCAAGCAGTGAGGCGTGTTTAGTAGTGAGGAAAGTAAACTAACCTGTTGCAGGAAGAGAGGGATCTGCTGTCTCATCTGCTCCTGTAGCTGAGGATTTCCTGAGAACAAAGGGTGACTCAGCAGCATCTGAAACAGTATGGAAATGAGAGCTATAAGACCCGTCTGAGTGTGTAGGATTTGTGTGGAGAGATTAGGGGGATGTGTTAACAAGAAGCAGGAAAGGAGGAGCCTGGTTTCCCATCTCTAAATTGCAGTCCATGTTTTTAGCCATTCAGATGCCCATAGATAACGTaaccttaaaaataaattctaCGCAGTTGCAGCTGTTAAGTTGTTTAGGTGTGTATGAGTCACCTGAGCAGCCAGGTCAGGGTTCTGACCCAGGCAATTGAGGAGACTGCTGACATAAGGGCCAGACAGCAGGCTCTCCATCAGTCCTGGACTGGCTGTGATCTCCTCCAGCAGTGACTGCATGCCTGAGGAAAGAGGGATGAGGCCACAGATAAAAGATAAAGGAAAACAGggaaatgtatatatatatgtatagctaTAGTTTAGCCAAGAGgtcttcaaagttttttttaaaccaaggaccccttaactaaaAGAGAGACGGGGAAGGAACCCCCTACTGctaatattgtataaaatgaagttgcatattaaccTGGGCTAACAATAACTTGCAGGTTGGCCTAAAGGCTTTACAAACcttttagtgcatagaatactaagctattaaaataataattgtcaaCAGGATTTTATAAATCCTTGTTTAATGTTAATGTGGAACAGTGAATTCTTACGATGTACTGTATCTGTGGCTGTTTCTTAGTGACTACTTTGGGTCCTTAAAAAAAGCACTATACAAATTCaatatactattattattattattgttattattaatattacctataggccagtaagcctatcatcagtggggatttatacttgctaattaaaatatgaaacatatctcaaatttcctttgggataaataaagtatctatctatctatctatattatGTTGGTTCATGcttcatgttaagacattttaattaaaactttcaaaaattaaGACTAATTTGGAGGCTCCCCTGCAGTGACCCCTGTTGAGGATCTCGGGTTTAGCCAATGAAAATGATGTGATGCTTGTATTTCCGTGCCTGCTGTAACAGCACTCTGAGGGTTTGGATCAACTGTGGCCGAGGCGGTCCATTCTCTGAGAGGATCCGTGGAGGGACTGGAGACCGGTGGAGTCTCGTTGCTTTCTCTGTCAGTTGGCTGCTGGGTCCCAGATGATGTAGTCACCACTGGAGGTGCTCCTATGTGGATCTGAGACAGAGTAGAGAAGAGACACCACAAACAGCAAATTGAAAACACGAGATAAGTGTGACACTGTCAGAACAGATGGTTCAAGAAAACATAATTTCCAAACCTGGGACGTCTTCTGAAACCTATCAGAATCACCAGTGATGCTTTCAGGGTTTTCCTTCTCTGGGTTCCTGACATGCTCCATCACCTGGAAAGGGAACAAGAGAAAGAAGATGTTGAACATTTGAGTGGAAGAAATGAGTCAAGGAGCGAGCAACTAAATATTCAAGTCGCAGTGAAATATGAAACaatttttctcctcttttgacTAATATTTATCACACACCTGTCCTAATCCTAAAGcatgaataaaaagacatgttgGAATGACATATTTTGAGTAATTTATTTCTGCCATGTAGCCTAATCTAGTTATTCAAGCGATATAAGTAGTAACTTTTACACAGTATAATGCCGGCCCAATGTGTAGAGAATAGGgttagggccacatgtgaaaaatgtatttgcgttctgagtttaaagtcagaattctgagggaaaaaagtgagaattcttttattaatttttttcagattttttaaactttaataaaaaaggtCTATGGAAGAGAATTAGGCCATTGGTGAAAAACGTATTTGAGTTCTGACGTTATTAATAAAGTCTGTATTATAGCAAACTtttacactgtatttatcaacaGGATTTCAAGAGTTACAtctgttttactgctttttatatttgtattgttcactgtaatcttcttattgttttttttttttaggtagacaactttaagatctgtccagggacaacggatgaaaaatagtcttttggctaattctggtgcatttgcAGCAATGgtaattaatgtacactgtccctgccACATAAATtactaaatataaaaatatataactaaaataactttttcacCAGTGGACCTACTCCTTTTCCATAAATATTCTGATTTTTTCCTCAgatttctgactttaaactcataATTCAAAACAATTCTTCACATGGTTCTAATCCTCTTCCATACACATGTGACCATGCTCTCCCAACAAATCTGTActtcaaacacacagtcatgcCTTTTCATCCCCACCTGTTTGATAAAAATGGTGTTGTTAAGGATATCCCCCACCTCTGGGTTGGTCTGCAGGAGCTGCTGAATCTGGGGGTTAGACAGAATGAGCTGTCTGGTTAGTTGAGGGCTGTAGGTAGAGAGGGTGCTCTGCACGAAGGGGCTGCCCAGGACACGGCGCATCATCTCCGGGTCAGCCAGCAGCCGGCTCTCCATCGGCCGCTGGAGTGCTGGGAGGAAGCCAGGCCCACTATTTGTTAGGCCAAGAGAATCCAGGCCTTCCACTATGGAAATGAGATCAGATCGGGTATTATGTGAATGAACTGGAGAGCTGAGTAGGATCTGATCACCCAGCAGCAGCTGTATTTAAGCCCACATAGATAGAACAGGTCATGTGTTCTGCAGTTCTTACCCAGACAAAGGGGGGAGGTGGGAGACAGCGAGAAGCTATCGGGGTCACGATCGAGCCCGGCTGGGAGCTCCGACTGGATCATTTCTGAACCTGGATCACAGGTGGTCGCAGCAGATAAACGCTGAGACCTGAGAAGAAAGGACTGAAACTAAATCTAGAGTTCCAGTTCTGAGGTAAAGACTTTACACATGTGGAGGTGTTGGACTTAAGTCTACTTTGATGGAATCTGACACTAGTGTTGATTACTGTGTATCCATCATGCATTTGcccccatttgagaaaaaaaaaagtttacacgGTAAATTAAATGAGAACATCATCCATGTTTCATTTCACCTGCACCTGCTCTGTCTACACAGAGAATGCTGACCTTTTGACctgcaattttttatttattttttttacaaagaaataGATGGTACAGTTTTATATTCAGCAGCGCTTCATTTTCTACCTTAACGTGACATTGTAAATTTGCTGGCATTCTGTATGATTTTCAGATTAAAGTCAAAGGTGTCTTGGTTTCCCAGCACTGACATCTGAATATGGCACTCAAGTAATGTGACTTATTTAAAAAGAAGGTTAACACTTAAGACTCAGTCCACCTTGATATCCACATGCTGTATGTAGACCACTAAAACACACTGCTCACCATTCTAGGTACATTTTAGTGTGCTCCATAGAGGTTTCTGTGTACCTTTGGATCACGCAGAGACTGACTGACTCATCTTGTGCTTTAAGGTGACTCAGAAGTTCTGACTCTCTGAGCACCCGGCCGGAGTGGCTCAGCTCCAGCTGCTCTGCCAGGACTCCCAGGCGCTCTGCTAGACCCCATTTcagctacacaaacacacatacacaatgcgGAATGGAAACAACAGTTGCAGATATAATACTGTTTAGGCGCAAGTTGAGCCATTTCATGCACACAGCACCCAAGCATCAGTGCGTTTGGTCTCCTGACCTGTCTGACGGTGCAGCATCCTCTAACGGTGAAGTCTCTGATCTCTGTGAGACTTTTCACGGCGACGTGGATCGTTTCAGACCTTTGACAATCACCCGGTGCTGTGGGTTCATCTTTCCCCGCGCCTGACATCTCTGTACTGACCGCGGAGGTGCGCAGAGTCCCGGGGTGGAGGTGCGCAGAGTCCCGATGACTCGG belongs to Etheostoma spectabile isolate EspeVRDwgs_2016 chromosome 5, UIUC_Espe_1.0, whole genome shotgun sequence and includes:
- the LOC116688904 gene encoding ubiquilin-1 isoform X2 yields the protein MSGAGKDEPTAPGDCQRSETIHVAVKSLTEIRDFTVRGCCTVRQLKWGLAERLGVLAEQLELSHSGRVLRESELLSHLKAQDESVSLCVIQRSQRLSAATTCDPGSEMIQSELPAGLDRDPDSFSLSPTSPLCLVEGLDSLGLTNSGPGFLPALQRPMESRLLADPEMMRRVLGSPFVQSTLSTYSPQLTRQLILSNPQIQQLLQTNPEVGDILNNTIFIKQVMEHVRNPEKENPESITGDSDRFQKTSQIHIGAPPVVTTSSGTQQPTDRESNETPPVSSPSTDPLREWTASATVDPNPQSAVTAGMQSLLEEITASPGLMESLLSGPYVSSLLNCLGQNPDLAAQMLLSHPLFSGNPQLQEQMRQQIPLFLQQMQSPELLSAMLNPRAMEALLHIQHGLQTLAAEVPTLIPMSMLRRQSSRTSWSI
- the LOC116688904 gene encoding ubiquilin-1 isoform X1; the protein is MSGAGKDEPTAPGDCQRSETIHVAVKSLTEIRDFTVRGCCTVRQLKWGLAERLGVLAEQLELSHSGRVLRESELLSHLKAQDESVSLCVIQRSQRLSAATTCDPGSEMIQSELPAGLDRDPDSFSLSPTSPLCLVEGLDSLGLTNSGPGFLPALQRPMESRLLADPEMMRRVLGSPFVQSTLSTYSPQLTRQLILSNPQIQQLLQTNPEVGDILNNTIFIKQVMEHVRNPEKENPESITGDSDRFQKTSQIHIGAPPVVTTSSGTQQPTDRESNETPPVSSPSTDPLREWTASATVDPNPQSAVTAGMQSLLEEITASPGLMESLLSGPYVSSLLNCLGQNPDLAAQMLLSHPLFSGNPQLQEQMRQQIPLFLQQMQSPELLSAMLNPRAMEALLHIQHGLQTLAAEVPTLIPIARVNATPELASDSVLTNQSGSGPCVATVTEEQQYQFVHQMLQALANTNHGVHVEEAEFQDELEHLSSMGYGD